Proteins co-encoded in one Azospirillum brasilense genomic window:
- a CDS encoding ABC transporter ATP-binding protein, which produces MIAFEGVTKRFGAWTAVDDLSLTVAAGEFRVLIGPSGSGKSTVLRMMNRLIAPDAGTIRVEGEDIARLKPEALRRRMGYVIQSIGLFPHWTVERNIAAVPDLLGWPRARVRDRVTELLALLNLDPERYRGAYPHELSGGQQQRVGVARALAAEPHILLMDEPFSALDPITRGALQAEMAAIHKATGTTIVFVTHDMDEALALASRIAVLDRGRLVQSGTPLDILTRPADDRVRDLVGREDWGLKRLAVETVAERLRPGETAPGDPLAAGASLRQALAAMVARGTDRLPVADGQGRPMGVLHLADLLRGPDRS; this is translated from the coding sequence GTGATCGCCTTCGAGGGAGTGACCAAGCGGTTCGGCGCCTGGACCGCCGTGGACGACCTGTCGCTGACCGTGGCGGCGGGGGAGTTCCGCGTGCTGATCGGGCCGTCCGGCTCCGGCAAGTCCACGGTGCTGCGGATGATGAACCGGCTGATCGCGCCGGACGCCGGGACCATCCGGGTGGAGGGGGAGGACATCGCCCGCCTGAAGCCGGAGGCGCTGCGCCGCCGCATGGGCTACGTGATCCAGAGCATCGGGCTGTTTCCGCACTGGACGGTGGAGCGCAACATCGCCGCCGTGCCGGACCTGCTCGGCTGGCCCAGGGCGCGGGTGCGCGACCGGGTGACGGAGCTGCTCGCCCTGCTGAACCTCGACCCGGAGCGCTACCGCGGTGCCTACCCGCACGAGCTGTCCGGCGGCCAGCAGCAGCGTGTCGGCGTCGCCCGCGCGCTGGCGGCGGAGCCGCACATCCTGCTGATGGACGAGCCGTTCAGCGCGCTCGACCCGATCACCCGCGGCGCCTTGCAGGCGGAGATGGCGGCGATCCACAAGGCGACCGGGACCACCATCGTCTTCGTCACCCACGACATGGACGAGGCGCTGGCCCTGGCCAGCCGGATCGCCGTGCTGGACCGCGGGCGGCTGGTGCAGAGCGGCACGCCGCTCGACATCCTCACCCGGCCCGCCGACGACCGGGTGCGCGATCTGGTGGGGCGCGAGGATTGGGGGCTGAAGCGGCTGGCCGTGGAGACGGTGGCGGAGCGGTTGCGCCCCGGCGAGACGGCGCCGGGCGATCCCCTGGCGGCGGGGGCGTCGCTGCGTCAGGCTCTGGCCGCGATGGTGGCGCGCGGCACCGACCGGCTTCCCGTGGCGGACGGGCAGGGGCGCCCGATGGGCGTGCTGCACCTCGCCGACCTGCTGCGCGGGCCGGACCGGTCGTGA
- a CDS encoding ABC transporter permease, with translation MSRLRSLLTDRLALGLLVLAALVLGMPALKPLFAAFFPALDRPLYEADGFLALTLDHLALAGGASLIAVLLGGAAGIAVTRPFGREFRGILDAVAAMGQTFPPVAVLAVSVPVLGFGPAPALIALTLYGLLPIVENTVAGLESVPEPVREAARGMGMGPGARLWRVELPLAAPVILAGVRTAAVVNLGTAAIASTVGAKTLGLPIIVGLNGSNPAYVIQGAVIVAALAVVLDAGFDRLAARLTRWRPGAA, from the coding sequence GTGAGCCGCCTGCGGAGCCTGCTGACCGACCGGCTGGCGCTGGGCCTGCTCGTCCTGGCGGCGCTGGTGCTGGGGATGCCGGCGCTGAAGCCGTTGTTCGCCGCCTTCTTCCCGGCGCTCGACCGGCCGCTCTACGAGGCGGACGGCTTCCTGGCCCTGACGCTGGACCATCTGGCGCTGGCCGGCGGGGCGAGCCTGATCGCGGTGCTGCTCGGCGGGGCGGCGGGCATCGCGGTGACCCGGCCCTTTGGCCGGGAGTTCCGCGGCATCCTCGACGCGGTGGCGGCGATGGGCCAGACCTTCCCGCCGGTGGCGGTGCTGGCCGTCTCGGTCCCCGTCCTCGGCTTCGGCCCGGCCCCGGCGCTGATCGCCCTGACGCTCTACGGGCTGCTGCCCATCGTGGAGAACACCGTGGCCGGCCTGGAATCGGTGCCGGAGCCGGTGCGCGAGGCGGCGCGCGGCATGGGCATGGGGCCGGGCGCGCGGCTGTGGCGGGTGGAGTTGCCGCTGGCCGCCCCGGTGATCCTGGCCGGGGTGCGGACGGCGGCGGTCGTCAATCTCGGCACGGCGGCCATCGCCTCCACGGTCGGGGCGAAGACGCTCGGCCTGCCGATCATCGTCGGGCTGAACGGCTCCAACCCCGCCTACGTCATCCAGGGCGCGGTGATCGTGGCCGCCCTGGCGGTGGTGCTGGACGCCGGCTTTGACCGGCTGGCGGCGCGCCTGACCCGCTGGCGGCCCGGCGCCGCTTGA
- the lysM gene encoding peptidoglycan-binding protein LysM translates to MGLFDFFRRDHGEKVGDADAPTADELKSHLSQVGLPTNGLDIQVADDTVTVRGSAASQEEKEKIAVALGNVKGVSRVDDQTAVIAKDQGPGGPDQPTMPPTEQPASQTRFHTVEKGDTLSAIAKKVYGDPNRYNAIFEANKPMLKDPNKIYPGQVLRIPPQ, encoded by the coding sequence ATGGGCCTGTTCGATTTCTTCCGCCGCGATCATGGCGAAAAGGTCGGCGACGCGGACGCCCCGACCGCGGACGAGCTGAAATCCCACCTGTCGCAGGTCGGCCTGCCGACCAACGGGCTGGACATCCAGGTCGCCGACGACACGGTGACCGTGCGCGGCAGCGCCGCCTCGCAGGAGGAGAAGGAGAAGATCGCGGTGGCGCTCGGCAACGTGAAGGGCGTGTCGCGGGTCGACGACCAGACCGCCGTCATCGCCAAGGACCAGGGGCCGGGTGGCCCGGACCAGCCGACCATGCCGCCGACCGAGCAGCCGGCCAGCCAGACCCGGTTCCACACGGTGGAGAAGGGCGACACCCTGTCCGCCATCGCCAAGAAGGTCTACGGAGACCCCAACCGCTACAACGCCATCTTCGAGGCCAACAAGCCGATGCTGAAGGACCCGAACAAGATCTATCCCGGTCAGGTCCTGCGCATCCCGCCGCAGTGA
- a CDS encoding S1C family serine protease, translating into MNPSDDWRIPPQFQPDPDDLAYDLDRALSAVVGLRASVPEDAYTAGVLGTERAGQGAVIREDGLVLTIGYLIAEAEEVWLTTNDGRAVQAHVVAYDHTSGFGLVQALSPLGVPALMLGSSRHVQLGDPVVVAGAGGRERSITARVVARQEFAGYWEYMIDDALFTLPAHPNWGGTAMLGAGGELLGIGSLQLQYRAEEERVLPLNMNVPIDLLKPILDDLMTRGKVSGPPRPWLGLYATQDERERVVLVGLAGDGPAQRAELRAGDVVRAVAGQPVGSLADFYRALWNLGPAGVDVPLTLEREGDVFDMRVGSSDRERFLKAARRH; encoded by the coding sequence ATGAACCCGTCCGACGACTGGCGGATTCCGCCGCAATTCCAGCCCGACCCGGATGATCTGGCCTACGACCTGGACCGGGCGCTGTCCGCCGTGGTCGGGCTGCGCGCCAGCGTTCCCGAAGACGCCTACACCGCCGGCGTGCTGGGGACGGAGCGCGCCGGGCAGGGCGCCGTCATCCGCGAGGACGGGCTGGTCCTGACCATCGGCTATCTGATCGCGGAGGCCGAGGAGGTTTGGCTGACCACCAACGACGGGCGGGCGGTGCAGGCGCATGTCGTCGCCTACGACCACACCAGCGGCTTCGGGCTGGTGCAGGCGCTGTCGCCGCTCGGCGTGCCGGCGCTCATGCTCGGCTCGTCGCGCCATGTGCAGTTGGGCGACCCGGTGGTGGTGGCCGGCGCCGGCGGTCGCGAGCGGTCCATCACCGCGCGGGTGGTCGCCCGGCAGGAGTTCGCCGGCTATTGGGAGTACATGATCGACGACGCCCTGTTCACCCTGCCGGCCCATCCGAACTGGGGCGGCACGGCGATGCTGGGGGCGGGGGGCGAGTTGCTGGGCATCGGCTCCCTCCAGCTCCAGTACCGGGCTGAGGAGGAGCGCGTCCTGCCGCTGAACATGAACGTGCCGATCGACCTGCTGAAGCCGATCCTCGACGACCTGATGACCCGTGGGAAGGTCAGCGGCCCGCCGCGCCCCTGGCTCGGACTCTACGCCACACAGGACGAGCGGGAGCGTGTGGTGCTGGTCGGGCTGGCTGGCGACGGGCCGGCCCAGCGGGCGGAGCTGCGTGCCGGCGACGTGGTGCGCGCGGTGGCCGGGCAGCCGGTGGGCTCGCTGGCCGACTTCTACCGCGCCCTGTGGAATCTCGGCCCGGCGGGCGTGGACGTGCCGCTGACCCTGGAGCGGGAGGGCGACGTGTTCGACATGCGCGTCGGCTCCAGCGACCGCGAGCGTTTTTTGAAGGCGGCGCGGCGGCACTGA
- a CDS encoding PaaI family thioesterase codes for MDDLMKGEPASGFQTLLGYTLVRWEEGVAEVELTIAPQHRNRGGVLHGGALMTLLDTVMGFAATHCSVPGHSRRVVTLSLSSSFLGAVAEGTVVARGTLLGGGRKIVGCRGEVRRKEDGALLASAEGMFKYAPGSENPEGTPR; via the coding sequence ATGGACGACTTGATGAAGGGGGAACCGGCCTCCGGCTTCCAGACCCTGCTCGGCTACACGCTGGTGCGCTGGGAGGAGGGCGTGGCGGAGGTGGAGCTGACCATCGCTCCGCAGCACCGCAACCGGGGCGGCGTCCTGCACGGCGGCGCGCTGATGACCCTGCTCGACACCGTCATGGGATTCGCGGCGACCCACTGCTCGGTGCCCGGCCATTCCCGCCGGGTGGTCACGCTGTCGCTGTCCTCCAGCTTCCTGGGGGCCGTGGCGGAGGGCACGGTGGTGGCCCGCGGCACGCTGCTGGGCGGCGGCCGCAAGATCGTCGGCTGCCGCGGCGAGGTGCGGCGCAAGGAGGACGGCGCGCTGCTGGCGTCCGCCGAGGGAATGTTCAAGTATGCTCCGGGAAGCGAAAATCCGGAGGGAACGCCCCGATGA
- a CDS encoding oxepin-CoA hydrolase, alternative type: MTITNDKKTGLDIAQDGRVLRLTINDPATRNSIGPALMEAARAAFDAAAADASVGAVVLTGAEGAFCSGGNLKWLKEARNGDRESVRAGVESFHAMIRSLRACPKPVIAAVEGPAGGAGFPLALACDLIVAAEDAVFTLSYIKVALTSDGGGTASLARALPPQLAAEILFEGGRVGAPRLAQLGMINRLTAPGGALAEATAWAERLAAGPTAALGRAKGLLEVAYGGLAKQLDRERDAFVESLFNDEAGEGLTAFFEKRAPVFPKG, encoded by the coding sequence ATGACCATTACGAACGATAAGAAGACTGGCTTGGACATCGCGCAGGACGGCCGTGTCCTGCGCCTGACCATCAACGACCCGGCCACCCGCAACTCCATCGGCCCGGCGCTGATGGAGGCGGCCCGCGCCGCCTTCGACGCGGCGGCGGCCGACGCAAGCGTCGGGGCGGTGGTGCTGACCGGCGCCGAGGGGGCCTTCTGCTCCGGCGGGAACCTGAAATGGCTGAAGGAGGCGCGCAACGGCGACCGCGAGTCGGTGCGGGCGGGGGTGGAGAGCTTCCACGCCATGATCCGCAGCCTGCGCGCCTGCCCCAAGCCGGTGATCGCCGCGGTCGAGGGGCCGGCGGGCGGGGCGGGCTTCCCGCTGGCGCTGGCCTGCGACCTGATCGTCGCGGCGGAGGACGCGGTCTTCACCCTGTCCTACATCAAGGTCGCGCTGACCTCCGACGGCGGCGGCACGGCGTCGCTGGCCCGCGCGCTGCCGCCGCAGCTCGCCGCGGAGATCCTGTTCGAGGGCGGGCGCGTCGGGGCGCCGCGTCTGGCGCAGCTCGGCATGATCAACCGGCTGACCGCCCCCGGCGGCGCGCTGGCCGAGGCGACCGCCTGGGCGGAACGGCTGGCCGCCGGCCCGACCGCCGCGCTGGGCCGCGCCAAGGGGCTGCTGGAGGTGGCCTACGGCGGTCTGGCGAAGCAGCTCGACCGTGAGCGCGACGCCTTCGTGGAGTCGCTGTTCAACGACGAGGCCGGGGAGGGCTTGACCGCCTTCTTCGAGAAGCGGGCACCGGTGTTTCCGAAGGGCTGA
- the gndA gene encoding NADP-dependent phosphogluconate dehydrogenase, which produces MVQGNSTRTGAETTAIGSADIAVLGLGVMGRNLAANLADHGAVVAGYDLDEGRRGAFAAQVGNAIACASVEELLGALKAPRTILMMVPAGAPVDELTAALLPRLAPGDVLIDGGNSHFRDTNRRAALAATAGVRFVGLGVSGGEEGARRGPALMAGGDAEALAPVAPLLAAIAARAPDGESCFARVGPEGAGHFVKMIHNGIEYADMQLIAEAYHLLREIGGCSYERLADIFAEWNGGELASYLMEITTDILRTKDGETGAPILEVIRDAAGQKGTGHWAATTALELGMPAPTIAEAVHARCLSALKDERVRAAEALAIPHVPSTEDLVTSVGDALLSGRIAVYAQGFAVIAAGSRQFGWDVDLAAVARIWRGGCIIRARLLDRILTALNRAPELPNLMLDPDIAGLMTRGDAGFRRVVAAATLAAVPVPAMASALSYWDGYRSGRLWANMIQAQRDYFGAHGYERTDRPGMVHTEWKGA; this is translated from the coding sequence ATGGTGCAGGGCAACTCGACCAGGACCGGAGCGGAAACCACCGCCATCGGCTCGGCCGACATCGCCGTCCTCGGCCTGGGCGTGATGGGGCGCAACCTCGCCGCCAATCTGGCCGACCACGGGGCCGTGGTGGCGGGCTACGACCTGGACGAGGGGCGCCGCGGTGCCTTCGCCGCCCAGGTGGGCAACGCCATCGCCTGCGCGTCGGTGGAGGAACTGCTGGGCGCGCTCAAGGCGCCGCGCACGATCCTGATGATGGTGCCCGCGGGCGCCCCGGTGGACGAGCTGACGGCCGCCCTGCTGCCCCGCCTGGCGCCGGGCGACGTGCTGATCGACGGCGGCAATTCCCACTTCCGCGACACCAACCGCCGCGCGGCGCTCGCCGCGACCGCGGGCGTGCGCTTCGTCGGGCTGGGCGTGTCGGGCGGCGAGGAGGGCGCGCGGCGCGGTCCCGCCCTGATGGCCGGCGGCGACGCCGAGGCGCTGGCCCCCGTCGCCCCGCTGCTGGCCGCCATCGCCGCCCGCGCGCCGGACGGCGAGTCCTGCTTCGCCCGCGTCGGGCCGGAGGGGGCGGGCCATTTCGTGAAGATGATCCACAACGGCATCGAATACGCCGACATGCAGCTGATCGCCGAGGCGTATCATCTTCTGCGTGAGATCGGCGGCTGCTCCTACGAGCGTCTGGCGGACATCTTCGCCGAATGGAACGGCGGGGAGCTGGCCTCCTACCTGATGGAGATCACCACCGACATCCTGCGCACCAAGGACGGCGAGACCGGCGCTCCGATCCTCGAGGTCATCCGCGACGCCGCCGGCCAGAAGGGCACCGGCCATTGGGCGGCGACCACCGCGCTTGAGCTGGGTATGCCCGCCCCGACCATCGCCGAGGCCGTGCACGCCCGCTGCCTGTCCGCCCTGAAGGACGAGCGCGTGCGCGCCGCCGAGGCGCTGGCCATCCCGCACGTTCCCTCCACGGAGGATCTGGTCACGTCGGTCGGCGACGCGCTGCTCAGCGGACGGATCGCCGTCTACGCCCAGGGCTTCGCGGTGATCGCGGCGGGCAGCCGGCAGTTCGGCTGGGATGTCGATCTGGCGGCGGTGGCGCGCATCTGGCGCGGCGGCTGCATCATCCGCGCACGCCTGCTCGACCGCATCCTGACCGCGCTGAACCGCGCGCCGGAACTGCCGAACCTGATGCTGGACCCCGACATCGCCGGCCTGATGACCCGCGGCGACGCCGGCTTCCGCCGCGTGGTGGCCGCCGCGACGCTGGCCGCGGTGCCGGTGCCGGCGATGGCTTCGGCCCTGTCCTACTGGGACGGCTACCGCAGCGGCCGGCTGTGGGCCAACATGATCCAGGCCCAGCGCGACTATTTCGGCGCCCACGGCTACGAGCGCACCGACCGTCCGGGCATGGTGCACACGGAGTGGAAGGGGGCCTGA
- a CDS encoding LacI family DNA-binding transcriptional regulator — protein sequence MTATPRKPRSSRSGRATMADVAAAAGVSAMTVSRALRRPDTVSEEVRARVEEASRRLGFVPSRVASALASARTMTVAVLIPSLTNAVFIDLLAGVQETLSPQGYQPLVGITGYGPEAEERVLRTQLAHDPDGVILSGLDHTPGTWDLLRGLTIPVIHTMDLAAEDKHGDCPVQTVGFSQFDAGYAVGAHLVARGRRRIGLIAGQLDPRTRQRCDGWRQALRDAGQHDPALELMVPDATSVALGAELLERTMATHPDTDALFLCNDDLAQGALFQCARLGIPVPERLAVAGFNDLAGAAWTVPPLTTVATPRRAIGVEAARLLIAGMADRTPKSRENPQRVDLGFRLMVRETT from the coding sequence ATGACCGCCACCCCCCGCAAACCCCGATCCTCGCGCAGCGGACGCGCCACCATGGCCGACGTCGCCGCCGCCGCCGGGGTCAGCGCCATGACCGTGTCCCGCGCCCTGCGCCGGCCCGACACGGTCAGCGAGGAGGTGCGCGCCCGCGTCGAGGAGGCGAGCCGCCGCCTGGGCTTCGTGCCCAGCCGCGTGGCGTCGGCGCTGGCCTCGGCGCGGACGATGACGGTGGCGGTGCTGATCCCCTCCCTGACCAACGCCGTCTTCATCGACCTGCTGGCCGGCGTGCAGGAGACGCTGAGCCCGCAGGGCTACCAGCCGCTGGTCGGCATCACCGGCTACGGCCCGGAGGCGGAGGAGCGCGTGCTGCGCACCCAGCTCGCCCACGACCCGGACGGGGTGATCCTGAGCGGGCTCGACCACACGCCGGGCACCTGGGACCTGCTGCGCGGCCTGACGATCCCGGTCATCCACACCATGGATCTGGCCGCGGAGGATAAACACGGCGACTGTCCGGTGCAGACGGTCGGCTTCTCGCAGTTCGACGCCGGCTACGCCGTCGGCGCGCATCTGGTGGCGCGGGGACGGCGGCGGATCGGGCTGATCGCCGGGCAGCTCGACCCGCGGACGCGCCAGCGCTGCGACGGCTGGCGGCAAGCGCTGCGCGACGCCGGGCAGCACGACCCGGCGCTTGAGTTGATGGTGCCGGACGCCACCTCCGTCGCGCTGGGCGCTGAGCTGCTGGAGCGCACGATGGCCACCCACCCGGACACCGACGCGCTGTTCCTGTGCAACGACGATCTGGCGCAGGGCGCGCTGTTCCAATGCGCACGGCTCGGCATTCCGGTACCGGAGCGGCTGGCCGTCGCCGGCTTCAACGATCTGGCGGGGGCGGCCTGGACCGTCCCGCCGCTCACCACCGTCGCCACCCCCCGCCGCGCGATCGGCGTGGAGGCGGCCCGCCTGCTGATCGCGGGCATGGCGGACCGGACGCCGAAAAGCCGGGAAAATCCGCAGCGTGTGGATCTGGGCTTCCGCCTGATGGTCCGCGAGACCACTTGA
- a CDS encoding gluconokinase, whose protein sequence is MSAPPSSDVTANISGAVDAVVVMGVAGCGKTSVGEELARRLGWQFLEGDGFHPPENIAKMSAGIPLQDEDRWGWLDTIAAHIALAREAKAPIVVSCSALKRRYRERLSAGGTRVLFVHLDGSRDIIHARMALRAGHFMPTTLLDSQFAALEPLGSGELGIVCDIDASPAEIAARVSSRIAPAA, encoded by the coding sequence ATGAGCGCTCCCCCGTCTTCCGATGTTACCGCTAACATAAGCGGGGCCGTGGACGCGGTCGTGGTGATGGGCGTGGCGGGCTGCGGCAAGACCTCGGTGGGGGAGGAGCTGGCCCGGCGGCTCGGCTGGCAGTTCCTGGAGGGCGACGGCTTCCACCCCCCGGAGAACATCGCGAAGATGTCCGCCGGCATCCCGCTGCAGGACGAGGACCGCTGGGGCTGGCTGGACACCATCGCCGCTCACATCGCCCTGGCGCGGGAGGCGAAGGCGCCGATCGTCGTGTCCTGCTCCGCGCTGAAGCGGCGCTACCGCGAGCGGCTGAGCGCCGGGGGGACGCGCGTCCTGTTCGTCCATCTCGACGGCAGCCGGGACATCATCCACGCCCGCATGGCGCTGCGCGCCGGCCATTTCATGCCGACCACCCTGCTCGACAGCCAGTTCGCGGCGCTGGAGCCGCTGGGGTCCGGGGAGCTGGGCATCGTCTGCGACATCGACGCCAGCCCGGCGGAGATCGCCGCCCGCGTCTCCTCCCGGATCGCTCCCGCCGCCTGA
- the edd gene encoding phosphogluconate dehydratase, producing the protein MMSLHPVLDAVTRRIRERSQPARAAYLERLRAAAAQGPRRLALGCANRAHGFAGCTAAEDKAALRGGSTPAIGIVTSYNDMLSAHQPYGDYPERLKAAVRAAGGVAQVAGGVPAMCDGVTQGEPGMELSLFSREVIAMGTAVALSHGTFDGVLCLGVCDKIVPGLLIGALSFGHLPTVFVPAGPMPSGLPNKEKGRIRQQYAEGKLDKDALLEAEAASYHAPGTCTFYGTANSNQMLVEMMGLHLPGASFANPGTPLRDALTDAAARRVVSLRTPIGEIVDERAIVNAVVGLLATGGSTNHTLHLPAIAAAAGIALTWEDFAELSAVVPLLARVYPNGSADVNHFEAAGGMAFLIGELADAGLLHGDAATVWEDNGIAAYRRPLRLEGDELVRGAAVSESADPAVLAPVASPMAAEGGLRVLSGPLGRAVVKVSAVKPDHRVIEAPARVFTDQESVQAAFRRGELHRDVVVVVRFQGPKANGMPELHKLTPPLGVLQDLGYRVALVTDGRMSGASGKVPAAIHVTPEAAAGGPLGRVRDGDVLRLDTERGTLEVLVDDAEWAARPPADAPADAGVGCGRELFGVFRRAVGSAEAGASVFG; encoded by the coding sequence ATGATGAGTCTTCATCCCGTCCTCGACGCCGTCACCCGCCGCATCCGGGAGCGCAGCCAGCCCGCCCGCGCCGCCTATCTGGAGCGGCTCCGCGCCGCCGCGGCGCAGGGGCCGCGCCGTCTGGCGCTGGGCTGCGCCAACCGCGCGCACGGCTTCGCCGGCTGCACCGCGGCGGAGGACAAGGCGGCGCTGCGTGGCGGCTCCACGCCGGCCATCGGCATCGTCACCTCCTACAACGACATGCTGTCCGCCCATCAGCCCTACGGCGACTATCCGGAGCGGCTCAAGGCGGCGGTGCGCGCGGCGGGCGGCGTGGCGCAGGTGGCGGGCGGCGTGCCGGCCATGTGCGACGGCGTCACCCAGGGCGAGCCGGGGATGGAGCTGTCGCTGTTCTCCCGCGAGGTGATCGCCATGGGGACGGCGGTCGCCCTGTCGCACGGCACCTTCGACGGCGTGCTGTGCCTCGGTGTCTGCGACAAGATCGTTCCGGGGCTGCTGATCGGCGCGCTGTCCTTCGGCCATCTGCCCACCGTCTTCGTGCCCGCCGGTCCGATGCCCTCCGGCCTGCCCAACAAGGAGAAGGGGCGCATCCGCCAGCAGTACGCGGAAGGCAAGCTGGACAAGGACGCGTTGCTGGAGGCGGAGGCCGCCTCCTACCACGCGCCGGGCACCTGCACCTTCTACGGCACCGCCAACTCGAACCAGATGCTGGTCGAGATGATGGGGCTGCACCTGCCGGGGGCGAGCTTCGCCAACCCCGGCACGCCGTTGCGCGACGCGCTGACCGACGCGGCGGCGCGGCGGGTGGTGTCCCTGCGCACGCCCATCGGCGAGATCGTCGACGAGCGCGCCATCGTCAACGCGGTGGTCGGGCTGCTGGCGACCGGCGGCTCGACCAACCACACGCTGCATCTGCCGGCCATCGCGGCGGCGGCGGGCATCGCCCTGACCTGGGAGGACTTCGCCGAGCTGTCGGCGGTGGTGCCGCTGCTCGCCCGCGTCTACCCGAACGGCAGCGCCGACGTGAACCATTTCGAGGCGGCGGGCGGCATGGCCTTCCTGATCGGGGAACTGGCCGACGCCGGGCTGCTGCACGGCGACGCCGCCACCGTGTGGGAGGACAACGGCATCGCCGCCTACCGCCGCCCGCTGCGGCTGGAGGGGGACGAACTGGTGCGCGGCGCGGCGGTCAGCGAGAGCGCCGACCCCGCCGTGCTGGCTCCGGTCGCGTCGCCCATGGCGGCGGAGGGCGGGCTGCGCGTGCTGAGCGGGCCGCTGGGGCGCGCGGTGGTGAAGGTCTCCGCCGTGAAGCCCGACCATCGCGTGATCGAGGCGCCGGCCCGTGTCTTCACCGACCAGGAATCGGTGCAGGCGGCGTTCCGCCGTGGCGAGCTTCACCGCGACGTGGTGGTGGTGGTGCGCTTCCAGGGGCCGAAGGCCAACGGCATGCCGGAACTGCACAAGCTGACGCCGCCGCTGGGCGTGCTCCAGGATCTCGGCTACCGCGTCGCGCTGGTGACGGACGGGCGGATGTCCGGGGCGTCGGGCAAGGTCCCGGCGGCGATCCACGTCACGCCGGAAGCCGCTGCGGGCGGCCCGCTGGGGCGTGTGCGGGATGGCGACGTTCTGCGGCTGGACACCGAGCGCGGCACGCTGGAGGTGCTGGTCGATGACGCGGAGTGGGCCGCGCGCCCGCCGGCGGACGCGCCGGCTGATGCCGGTGTCGGCTGCGGGCGGGAGCTGTTCGGGGTGTTCCGCCGGGCGGTCGGCAGCGCCGAGGCCGGAGCGTCGGTGTT